Sequence from the Fragaria vesca subsp. vesca linkage group LG4, FraVesHawaii_1.0, whole genome shotgun sequence genome:
GGAAGGCTATCCTTACATTGACAATAATAACCTAGTGTTATTTGGAGAGAAGATAACAATTCCATGTTAGACAAGGAGAGTCCGAAAAGCCCAAATTAATTGGGATTTAAAGGGGAATAAAAACAAACCCTAAGACATTAAAAGAAGGGGAAGACGCAGCAAAGAGTGGCAGCAAGAACACAGAGAGAAGAAGAAGAACAGAGCCTCACCATCGCTCAACCCGAGTTCCTATCTCTTCCCTTGTTTCTTTTCTTTCATGCTTTCTTTATTTCTAGTCATGTTTTCTTTATCTATGGATTTCTAAACTTCTAGCTAGGGCTGAGATGAAGCCCCTAGTATGATTACTCTATTTCTTTGGTTGATTTGTATTTGAATTCATAGATTGCTATGTTAAATTCTCAATCATTGTTTCAATTGAACTTTTATTCAAAATCTTTGCTCGGGATCAATAAGACCTAGGTTTTGTTTATTAGTTATTTGGTTGGAGAACATGAGGCTTGATCGAGAGTAGATGTTTTCTAGGGTTCTAAAGGATTATTTTAATCTTGTGATTAGAGAGTTGTAAGTTAAGAATACAAGTGCTTGATCATAGTCGATATTCTTGTTTACATGATTTCCTAGTTCTTTTGTGCTTAATGGAGTTGAACATGTTTGCTTGAACCTGATCATAACGTGAAGTAGATTATAGTTTGACTACTTGAGTTCTATACGGGATCAATAAGTTAGAATTTATTGGTTAGAAGAACTTTGGCATATGTCCGGGATCAATAAGGCTTATGTACGGAAAACTTTAGCATGCAATCTAGGGAGTTCAATTGCTATCAACTAGAGAGGAGGGTAGGAGTATTAGGTGGTAGATTCAATGCTTTAGCATCTTTATAATCTGTGTTTCAAATCTTAGGAATTTCATTGTTCTCTTGTCTTTAATTTCAGTTTTATTATTTAATTTTCTGTTTTCAATCCAAACATAATAAATCATATTGTTATTTCATTAGGTGTAGTATAATTGGCATAGTAAGTTGTCTTAATCAATCCATGGAGGGAACGACCTCGTGCTTGCACTTCTATTCTATTAAGCGGTTCGTGCACTTGCGAGTACTATATTAAAACATACAACACGTATACCATTCAGACGAATTTCTCATGTAATTCATGTTTGAGATTAAATGATTTTATATAAGACATATATATTTAATGTTGTATTATGTAATACTAGTCCGCCTGCACGCGCCATACGCACGTGCGTTTAGTTAATTTAGAGAAAGACATTGATCGTATACATAGTGTCTCAATTTAGAGAAAGGTTAACCTTTTGCAGTTCCATAAGCCAAATTGGCTTAATTAGTAGAGATGTTTTTTTTTTAACTACCAACTAATAAATATTCTGAGTAAAAGTACAAAGTGGATCTAGGTAAGACTAAATTTAGCCATTTAACATTTGCTGTGAAAGTTAATTGATCATTTTAGTCGTGAGTGTTGGTTAAGGGTCAAAAAAGCTACAGAGTCACAAAGTATGTTGGTAATCTACCAAAAGTTTTTTGGTGATGGTATCCTTGTTAACCCCTTCTTATTCTGGGTTGGTGAATGAGACAACCGTTTAGACTTGTGTAACTTCAATCTTATTCCAGGAACCTTTCGAGCGACTGCTTTCCATATCATGTGAATTGCGTCACCCTCTCTTGATGGATAATGAAACTCATAGAAATGTTGAACCTCTTGTAACCTCTTCCACATCTGTGTCCACTCATGCCTACCAATACTTCTTATAAGGTTAACAAGATGGCCTTTTTTCACAGCATCACTAGTACGAACAAATATGCAGAACTCAGAGTAGTCGAGCACATCTTCATATGGGAGTTCAATGTCATCACTGATGATAACAGGCACACAGTGGCTAGCAATAGCATCAAAAAGGCGATTTGATGATGGGGTGTCGCCGGCTATGTTAAGACAAAATTTGGAGGAATGCATTCCTTGCGTAGCATTTCTTATTCCATTTTTTTGAACAGTCCCAAATGCAAAATGTACATCCTTTTCATCTTTAAGAAGATAGAACAACTCTTGTCGAGCAAAACCACCATCTTTGCGGTATATTGCTCCTTGGAAGTAGAGCAAAGTAGGGCGGCTCTCAAAAGTTGATGAATCACTTTCAAAGGTTTTAATCACATGCTTATATGGTGCGATGACGTCTTTCTCCACATTGGCTATGTTTGGAGGATACCTACCAAAGTCTGAAAGTATGAAAGTTGCAGGCCAGAGCTTCATCCTTGCATCTAGAAGGCTATTCGGATGGTGAGCCACAATTAAGTGGTCTCTTCCCCCTGAGTCCTTCCATTCCTTTTGAGCTGTCAAATACTGAACCAATTTATCTTGAAGGACCTTGTTATTGCTCTTCTTTTGGTGTGGATCTATCTTGGAGAATCGGTTATAGCTCAAGGAAGAAAAGAATGGTACAAATATAATATCAGCTTCACTGACATTGAGCACTCTGATTGCAAAACGTGCATTTGGTTGACTGGGAAGTTCTGAAGCAAGGAGGTCCAATGTTAACCAATATTCTATACTATGTTGCAAATTCAAACCACCAGGATAATGCGGCACTTCAGATTGAAGATCTGGCCAAACAGTACCTCCTTTGGGTTTCCAATCTAAGAGTCCAAAATGAAACTCAGTCGGTAAATCATACATGAAAACCTTGAGAACTTGTTTTTCATTAGTGTCACATTTCACACCATCGTTAGGCCGGGAGGAAGATGTTGATTTATCTTCTTCTTCCTTATCTACAAGGATTGATCGATTCCCAACTGAGGATTCAACATCATTTTGTGTCTCGGTTGCAGAAATGGCATGGTCAATCACAGCAAGAAGTTTGGAATTAGGCAACAATGTATTGTCTATGAATTGGGGGCGACTGGTTGAACGCAACACAAAGACCCAAGATAGTACAAAGAGTAGTGATGTAAATGTGAATAAACAAAACAAAGATTTCCGAGTAACAATCATAAGGGATGATGCAGTCCTTTCGCCCATTGCAAAAATCTAAAAAGATCAACAACTTGTTCTGTGAATCATAATGACGTTGCTTAAGGCCCTGAAAATTGAGAAGCAAGCCAAGCAGATATATCTAGACTGAGTCATCAATCCAACACATTAACCTCAGAGAATTAAAAAAAAGGGCACGGTAACAATTCAATGCCCACCATAGTATTAGAGAATGAACCCATATTGGTTTAATGGAAATGATAGTGAGCTAATCCATAAAAACAGATCTCATCATGATCATGCATTCTGCATTTGCTAGAAATATAGAGAATCTCTCGGAGAGATGCGACAACAGTTTGAAACAAAACCAAGATAAAATGGAATCAACCCAAAATGCAAACAATGTGGCTTTTTAGAATAAGAAAAGAGTAGATTCGTACCGTTGAAGGAACACAAATGGCAACACAGATTGTTTCTCTGAAGAAGAAGAAGAAGAAGAAACAAAGAAAGAAAGAAGCGTGGGAATATGTGGTGTAGTCTCTCTCCTATTGAAGCGGGCTTTTTGGCTCTACCGCTCTTTCGTTCGTCCCCGTGGACCTCGTCCTGCATTATGTATTATGTTGGATAAAATAGTATGAAATCTATTTTTATTTTGAAATTGTTGAATGGTTGTTTGAAATTGTGGAAAAAAAAAAAAAAAAAAAAAAAAAAAAAACTAACACTCGATTCGAAAACCCATTAGGATAGATCAAGTCATGTGCGCACTAATCTTCATTTACCCAACTGGTTTTGCCTTGAATCTCAATCAATTAGGCATATCACCAAATTCACAACAGAGTTATCTAAGTAAGATATCAAGTAAAGGTTTGTATATAGTAATGTTGCATTTTAAGATTTTAATTTTTTGACTGAATTGTTCATAACAATGCATTTTAAGATTGTAATATTTTTATAAGAAGTGTGATGGGATCTTTATCATAATTAAAGTAGCTTTAGAGTAGACCTCAACAAACATTATGAACAACAAGTGGTACGTTCAGTTTGTTTAAATATAATCATCAGAAGATTAGTGAGTTATCTAGTTAGGATCGATCAAATTGCAAAGTTTGCATGTGATCTTGCATTCGCTCTCTATGCAAAGTTTGTATGTGATCTAGTTAATACATTAACCAAACGGTTTTTGAAAGTATTTATTGGGACATCTAAACTTTTTAATCTGACAGCGTGTAAATACACGACACTAGGTAAGTGGTTAAGATTTATAATTTTATTAAACATCAAGAGAATCTCAATATATAAATGGATAGGATAACACAATCTATTTGCCATCGTACGTGCGTAGAAGAACTTTCCCGCAAACATTACTCTTGTTTTTTCCTTTGTCAACAAATATTACTCTTGGTCAAATTTGAAAACCACTTGGCGCTTTTAATCTTTTCGAAGGCGATCAAGCTGTTGAGTACCTGTTCTTTCTCTAAACTCCAACTACTCCTTCCCCTTTGCTCTCCTCTGATGCTCATATCTCTCAGACCCAAATCCCTCACCGCCCTCCCACCTTTCTCCTCTGCTTCACCTCTCAAATGGGTCTCCACAACCCCCACCCAAAAGCAAAACCCACCCCACCATCTCGGACTCTTCTTCGAACCCAGAACCCACCAATCCCACATCGACTACGAGCGCCATATAGTCTCCATTCTAAAATCCTGCGCTTCCCTTTCGGCCCTCGTCCTGGGCCAGCAACTCCACTCCCTTGTCCTCAAGTCCGGCCTCCTCTCCAACACCTTCATCCACAACAGCTTGACCAGCATGTACTCCAAATGCGGCTCCATTTCCGGAGCCGAAGCCCTCTTCAGGTCCTGCTCTGAGCTGGACCCGGTTTCCTGTAACATTATGCTTGCTGGGTATGTGAAATCTGGCGACTTGGACAATGCGCGCCAGCTGTTTGATAAAATGCCTCACAGAGGCTGCGTCTCGTATACTACTATGATTATGGGTCTTTCGAGAAATGGGAGCTGGAGGGAGGCTGTGGAGGTGTTTAGGGATATGAGGAACGCGGGTGTGGTGCCGAATGAGCTGACAATGGGGGCTGTGGTATCGATGTTCTCGCAGTTGGGTGGGATTTGGAATTGTCGGATGCTTCATGGTTTGGTGGTTAAGTTGCAGCTTGATGGGATGGTGCTTGTTTCGACGAATTTGGTGAAGGCGTATTGTGCTTGTAAGAGTGTGGGGGAAGCGAGAAGGTTGTTTGATGAGATGCCCGAGAGGAATGTTGTTACGTGGAATGTCATGTTGAATGGGTACTGCAAGGCTGGGCTTGTGCATCTGGCTAGAGAGGTCTTTGAGAGGATTGATGTGAAAGATGTGGTTTCGTGGGGTACAATGATTGATGGGTATGTGCAAGTGGAGTGGTTGAGTGAAGCTTTGATGATGTGTTGCTCAATGCTGCGTGCTGGGTTGGGTCCGAATGATGTTATGCTTGTTGATTTGATTTCAGCATGTGGGCGGTTGGAGGCAATTTGTGAGGGTTTGCAGTTTCATGGGAGAATTATCAAGGGGGGTTTTGACTGTTATGATTTCATACAGGCAACTATCATAAATTTTTATGCAGGTTGTGGGGAAATGATCCCTGCTCGTCTTCAGTTTGAAAAGAGCATCAAGGAGCATGTAGCATCTTGGAATGCTCTCCTTGCAGGATACATAAGAAATCAAATGATTGACCAAGCAAGTGAATTGTTTGATGAGATGCCTGAAAGGGATGTCTTTTCATGGAGTTGCATGATTTCTGGTTACACACAGACTGAGAAATCTGAATTGGCTTTGGAACTTTTCCAACGAATGGTATCTAGTGGGATACAGCCAAATGAGATTACAATGGTTAGTGTTTTATCTGCAATCGCTACTTTAGGCAGATGGAAAGAAGGAATATGGGCTCACGAATACATATGTGAAAATTCCATTCCTCTGAATGACAATTTAAGTGCAGCTATCATTGATATGTATGCCAAATGTGGGAGTATCAATACTGCCTTAGAGGTGTTCTATCAAATCCAAGACAAAACCTCTTCTGTCTCACCATGGAATGCCATTATATGTGGGTTGGCCATGCACGGACATGCACCAATGTCTCTTGAAATATTTTCGCACTTGCAAAGGCGTGATATCAAACTCAATTCAATAACATTCATTGGAGTCCTAGGTGCTTGTTGCCATGCTGGTTTGGTGGAGGTCGGGGAGATGTATTTTAAGAGCATGGAAACTGTATATCACATTCAACCAAACATCAAGCACTATGGTTGTATGGTGGATCTACTGGGTAGAGCTGGCAGAGTAGTAGATGCTGAGAAATTGATAAGAAGCATGCCCATGAAGGCTGATGTTGTGATATGGGGCACATTATTGGCCGCATGTACAACACATGGGAATC
This genomic interval carries:
- the LOC101312722 gene encoding xylogalacturonan beta-1,3-xylosyltransferase-like, with protein sequence MGERTASSLMIVTRKSLFCLFTFTSLLFVLSWVFVLRSTSRPQFIDNTLLPNSKLLAVIDHAISATETQNDVESSVGNRSILVDKEEEDKSTSSSRPNDGVKCDTNEKQVLKVFMYDLPTEFHFGLLDWKPKGGTVWPDLQSEVPHYPGGLNLQHSIEYWLTLDLLASELPSQPNARFAIRVLNVSEADIIFVPFFSSLSYNRFSKIDPHQKKSNNKVLQDKLVQYLTAQKEWKDSGGRDHLIVAHHPNSLLDARMKLWPATFILSDFGRYPPNIANVEKDVIAPYKHVIKTFESDSSTFESRPTLLYFQGAIYRKDGGFARQELFYLLKDEKDVHFAFGTVQKNGIRNATQGMHSSKFCLNIAGDTPSSNRLFDAIASHCVPVIISDDIELPYEDVLDYSEFCIFVRTSDAVKKGHLVNLIRSIGRHEWTQMWKRLQEVQHFYEFHYPSREGDAIHMIWKAVARKVPGIRLKLHKSKRLSHSPTQNKKGLTRIPSPKNFW
- the LOC101313013 gene encoding pentatricopeptide repeat-containing protein At5g19020, mitochondrial-like, which encodes MLISLRPKSLTALPPFSSASPLKWVSTTPTQKQNPPHHLGLFFEPRTHQSHIDYERHIVSILKSCASLSALVLGQQLHSLVLKSGLLSNTFIHNSLTSMYSKCGSISGAEALFRSCSELDPVSCNIMLAGYVKSGDLDNARQLFDKMPHRGCVSYTTMIMGLSRNGSWREAVEVFRDMRNAGVVPNELTMGAVVSMFSQLGGIWNCRMLHGLVVKLQLDGMVLVSTNLVKAYCACKSVGEARRLFDEMPERNVVTWNVMLNGYCKAGLVHLAREVFERIDVKDVVSWGTMIDGYVQVEWLSEALMMCCSMLRAGLGPNDVMLVDLISACGRLEAICEGLQFHGRIIKGGFDCYDFIQATIINFYAGCGEMIPARLQFEKSIKEHVASWNALLAGYIRNQMIDQASELFDEMPERDVFSWSCMISGYTQTEKSELALELFQRMVSSGIQPNEITMVSVLSAIATLGRWKEGIWAHEYICENSIPLNDNLSAAIIDMYAKCGSINTALEVFYQIQDKTSSVSPWNAIICGLAMHGHAPMSLEIFSHLQRRDIKLNSITFIGVLGACCHAGLVEVGEMYFKSMETVYHIQPNIKHYGCMVDLLGRAGRVVDAEKLIRSMPMKADVVIWGTLLAACTTHGNLEIGRMAEKNLKLLDPSHGASTVLMSNLLADAGMWEKSSLERQVIQSLKLTRSPGRSDVVW